From one Peredibacter starrii genomic stretch:
- a CDS encoding murein L,D-transpeptidase catalytic domain-containing protein has protein sequence MSKWIVFLGLFLSFSVLARTNDALMRESWTRDLKSLLAEIDIQDTKLLVESEKNFLLRFTLIESAWADSRFNCFYGGWPSVLRLSGGKKLCQMPTRSNPGYSQGTCGKSEIQCQPMLFDKGLCVPFGSAEERRSSFSNCEKKFQAKGGNYSFLDDPSEKDLLELQEISLVAGEVCGPHSKSPQKNTIICKNIMKKLPDGLKSIQQGVARSTASTAEDTGSVSEVKPEKVKKAIPEKVVVDSAPELTPHNEEDCDEPSHSHREVQTFANALGQVAGSSMDTIYEDMKQKFQNSPFCKPENVMNDPGKQPSGLLVRLLEKDLRGLEYNGNIDDVFNRYDVSSSVRSQVQSYASQIKSNSGDVKTLRLRMRAIFYQDVLGNQNLDMSKFQNDIAQELVKDHVFKTGDDGKPECPFISKDAFMKAMKGRANVMSKYKGSVKLPDQITIVDYSRPSNERRMYVLDLNNLEVLHNTWVSHGIGSSDNGAGTDGLGGSPEMSNVNGSLKSSEGFVIAGKASSGSTFGNNVILNGIDRNNTNMASRAVVMHEWITPMEDYSIGVRDWDRERKKFSGPVDSVRLMKNINPSTASATELENAIYRMTDATRVSKYMATTEGCLGVSGAVMKHLDKKKRNVSQLEALRQDLPGSIIFSYSGPEMKSNFF, from the coding sequence ATGTCCAAATGGATAGTCTTTCTAGGCCTATTCTTATCGTTTTCGGTCCTAGCTCGGACCAACGATGCTCTCATGCGAGAGTCCTGGACTCGCGACCTGAAAAGTCTCCTCGCCGAAATTGATATACAAGACACCAAGTTGTTAGTGGAGAGTGAGAAGAACTTTCTTCTTCGTTTTACACTCATTGAAAGTGCCTGGGCAGATTCACGCTTTAATTGTTTTTATGGTGGATGGCCAAGTGTCCTTCGCTTAAGTGGCGGAAAAAAACTTTGTCAGATGCCAACGAGGTCCAATCCTGGCTACAGTCAGGGAACTTGCGGTAAGAGCGAAATCCAATGTCAGCCGATGCTCTTTGATAAAGGTCTCTGTGTGCCTTTTGGTTCAGCAGAAGAAAGACGCTCATCATTTTCAAACTGTGAGAAGAAATTTCAGGCCAAGGGTGGAAACTATTCTTTCCTGGATGATCCTTCCGAAAAGGATCTCTTAGAGCTTCAGGAAATTTCTCTGGTGGCGGGTGAAGTTTGTGGACCTCATTCAAAATCTCCTCAGAAAAATACCATCATTTGTAAGAACATTATGAAGAAACTTCCGGATGGACTTAAATCCATTCAGCAAGGTGTGGCGAGAAGTACGGCCAGCACGGCAGAAGATACAGGGTCCGTTTCAGAAGTTAAGCCAGAAAAAGTAAAAAAGGCAATACCTGAAAAGGTAGTGGTCGATTCTGCTCCTGAATTAACTCCGCATAATGAAGAAGATTGTGATGAGCCATCTCACTCTCATCGTGAAGTGCAGACCTTCGCCAATGCGTTGGGGCAGGTGGCCGGCAGTTCCATGGACACTATATATGAGGACATGAAACAGAAGTTTCAGAATTCTCCATTTTGTAAACCTGAGAACGTCATGAATGATCCGGGGAAACAACCTAGTGGGCTCTTAGTTCGCCTCCTCGAAAAAGATCTCAGAGGTCTTGAGTACAACGGCAACATCGATGATGTTTTTAATCGTTATGATGTATCATCCTCGGTCCGCAGTCAGGTCCAGTCATATGCCTCTCAAATTAAGTCCAATAGTGGTGACGTCAAAACCTTGCGCCTGCGTATGAGAGCGATCTTTTATCAAGATGTCCTTGGGAACCAGAATCTTGATATGAGTAAATTTCAAAACGACATCGCTCAGGAGCTGGTTAAAGACCATGTGTTTAAAACCGGTGATGATGGTAAACCAGAATGTCCTTTTATTTCCAAAGACGCTTTTATGAAGGCGATGAAGGGGCGGGCGAATGTGATGAGTAAGTACAAGGGCAGTGTGAAGCTTCCGGATCAAATCACCATCGTCGATTACTCTCGTCCTTCTAATGAAAGACGAATGTATGTTCTCGATCTGAATAACCTTGAAGTTCTGCATAATACCTGGGTGTCCCATGGAATCGGAAGTTCAGATAACGGTGCCGGAACTGACGGCCTAGGTGGAAGTCCTGAAATGTCGAACGTGAATGGTTCTCTTAAATCATCTGAGGGATTTGTTATTGCCGGTAAAGCGAGCAGTGGTTCGACATTCGGAAATAATGTGATCTTAAACGGTATCGATAGAAACAATACGAACATGGCCAGTCGTGCGGTGGTGATGCATGAATGGATCACCCCGATGGAAGATTATTCAATTGGAGTGAGAGATTGGGACAGGGAGAGAAAGAAATTTTCGGGCCCGGTTGATTCTGTTCGTCTGATGAAGAACATTAATCCAAGCACTGCATCTGCGACGGAACTTGAGAACGCCATTTATAGAATGACTGATGCCACTCGTGTCTCTAAATACATGGCGACGACCGAAGGTTGTCTGGGAGTTTCAGGAGCAGTGATGAAGCATTTGGATAAGAAGAAAAGAAATGTGAGTCAGTTGGAAGCTTTGAGACAAGATCTTCCGGGCTCGATTATTTTCAGTTATTCGGGCCCGGAGATGAAATCTAATTTTTTCTAG
- a CDS encoding protein-glutamine glutaminase family protein encodes MKWTFGLLASVFVLGTSAYATVEVDATKILQIDYAQNGESETLVYLGNGRVVRLDKNSDLIPHLKTSLKKKEWVNVTTTSERELLAVESIPEPEEKGMEEFASTSSIKEYRATVIPTYDEAYKIYKGMNRRYQQESQCYNRAHVWSWEMLTKHQVRSMKVFMFFTRKYIRRYNFEWWFHVAPYVYVREDGKVKEKVMDYRYTYSPVSMKAWTDIFMHNNAECSEVTKYTDYEYTREDPAKGWCMLLKVPMYYYQPIDLEALDKKSKQKDFWGEWDLSNAYREAFGIYTK; translated from the coding sequence ATGAAATGGACTTTTGGCCTTCTCGCCTCTGTATTTGTCCTAGGAACGAGTGCCTACGCCACGGTTGAGGTAGATGCTACCAAGATTTTGCAGATTGATTACGCCCAAAATGGAGAGTCTGAGACCCTGGTCTATCTGGGGAACGGACGGGTAGTGAGATTAGATAAAAACTCTGATCTTATTCCTCATCTCAAGACTTCGCTCAAAAAGAAGGAGTGGGTAAATGTCACTACGACTTCTGAGCGCGAACTTTTGGCGGTGGAAAGTATTCCGGAGCCAGAAGAAAAAGGAATGGAAGAATTCGCTTCCACAAGTTCAATCAAGGAATATCGCGCGACTGTTATTCCTACTTATGATGAGGCCTACAAGATTTATAAGGGGATGAATCGTCGTTATCAGCAAGAGTCTCAATGCTATAACCGCGCTCATGTGTGGAGTTGGGAGATGCTGACAAAGCATCAAGTGCGTTCAATGAAAGTCTTCATGTTCTTCACCAGAAAATATATTCGTCGCTATAACTTTGAGTGGTGGTTCCATGTGGCGCCATACGTTTATGTTCGTGAAGACGGTAAGGTAAAAGAAAAGGTGATGGACTATCGTTATACTTATAGTCCGGTTTCGATGAAGGCCTGGACTGACATCTTCATGCATAACAATGCTGAATGTTCAGAGGTCACAAAATACACTGACTATGAATACACGCGCGAAGATCCGGCGAAAGGTTGGTGCATGCTTCTCAAAGTTCCGATGTATTATTACCAGCCGATTGATCTAGAGGCCCTGGATAAGAAAAGTAAGCAGAAGGATTTTTGGGGTGAGTGGGACCTCTCGAATGCCTACAGAGAGGCCTTTGGTATCTATACTAAGTAA
- a CDS encoding pyroglutamyl-peptidase I family protein, giving the protein MKWMTVFALLMSLNLWARPVVLLSYFDAFDKAPFNNSERVALALNEKLKNHPEFELKLCALSTVFDKSFAQLENCLKNESQAPALVLGLGEANCNFKIEIAGRNFDKTKGPDNEGNERKSTKILAEGEAAVALNYPLDKMYCSLDQKNRALVEVSNNAGTFVCNNLAYQFAHYYPEETFGFIHVPSHNCKDLPAKTEVAIANLSNMIPEAINHAPKLLPIYKNEIKTLRKSYENDACLNEFYKRVKGIDEKGPWPF; this is encoded by the coding sequence ATGAAATGGATGACTGTCTTTGCTTTATTAATGAGCCTTAATCTTTGGGCCCGTCCCGTAGTTCTTCTGAGCTACTTTGATGCTTTTGATAAGGCCCCTTTCAATAACTCTGAGAGGGTTGCCCTGGCCCTGAATGAGAAGCTTAAAAACCATCCGGAATTTGAATTGAAGCTTTGTGCTCTTTCAACTGTGTTTGATAAATCATTCGCACAGCTCGAAAATTGCCTTAAAAATGAATCTCAAGCTCCCGCCTTGGTGTTGGGGCTAGGTGAGGCCAATTGTAATTTTAAAATCGAAATTGCGGGCCGAAACTTTGATAAGACCAAGGGCCCTGATAATGAAGGCAACGAAAGAAAGAGCACAAAAATTCTGGCAGAAGGTGAGGCCGCAGTGGCGCTCAACTACCCTTTGGATAAAATGTACTGCTCGCTTGATCAGAAAAATCGCGCTCTAGTGGAAGTTTCAAATAATGCCGGAACATTTGTTTGTAACAATCTCGCTTATCAGTTTGCTCACTATTATCCTGAAGAGACTTTCGGATTTATTCATGTGCCAAGTCACAACTGTAAGGACCTACCTGCAAAAACAGAAGTGGCAATTGCCAATCTTTCGAACATGATTCCAGAGGCGATAAACCACGCTCCGAAACTCCTGCCAATTTATAAAAATGAGATTAAGACCCTTCGAAAGTCATATGAGAACGATGCCTGCTTAAATGAGTTCTATAAGCGTGTTAAAGGAATTGACGAGAAAGGTCCTTGGCCATTTTAA
- a CDS encoding FAD-dependent oxidoreductase: MTTLAIIGSGIAGRSLIYTLAKEEKSFEKITVFYSDSFTFPCAIHSTAIVAPRGLSSGHSPLGDSIMAGFNEFSRHVELDAPAGIQKIIQYTGATEKLDQFKKRYPNGSVQKLFLTNETYIATEQAYLIDPTLYTNWLLSETQSMEKYHLELIEDLVIDVEENERVHIKTQDGRSHSFDKVIFAGGNYNRFWTQLAPTSKLKSSKPVQGSYYQFDLIQWDMDSFSLTLDGDNLIWNRPLKRLLVGSTTEDKGHVLPPMEELTAIYQRISNAVTLELPPIEKGEIKVGLREKAQKREPYLFQEGHKIFIGGLYKNGYTLSLKMAKDLSRQFL, encoded by the coding sequence CTTGCCATTATTGGTAGCGGAATCGCTGGAAGAAGTTTGATTTACACTCTTGCCAAAGAGGAAAAATCCTTTGAGAAAATCACGGTTTTCTATTCTGATTCATTTACTTTCCCTTGTGCCATCCATTCTACCGCCATTGTTGCACCTCGCGGATTGAGCTCTGGACATTCTCCTTTGGGTGATTCCATCATGGCCGGATTCAATGAATTTTCTCGTCATGTTGAGCTTGATGCTCCCGCTGGAATTCAAAAAATCATCCAATATACTGGTGCCACAGAAAAGTTAGATCAATTCAAAAAGCGTTATCCAAATGGTTCTGTTCAAAAACTCTTTCTAACAAACGAAACCTATATTGCAACTGAACAGGCCTATCTTATCGATCCAACTCTTTATACCAACTGGTTATTATCTGAAACTCAGTCCATGGAAAAGTATCACTTGGAGTTGATTGAAGACCTGGTGATTGATGTGGAAGAAAATGAACGCGTTCACATCAAAACTCAGGACGGTCGCAGTCATTCATTTGATAAAGTGATTTTTGCTGGTGGAAACTATAATCGTTTCTGGACCCAGCTGGCCCCTACTTCAAAACTTAAATCCAGTAAACCGGTTCAGGGCTCTTATTATCAATTTGATCTTATCCAGTGGGACATGGATTCTTTTTCGCTCACACTGGATGGTGACAATCTCATCTGGAACAGGCCTTTAAAGCGTCTTCTTGTCGGTTCGACAACGGAAGATAAGGGCCATGTACTTCCGCCTATGGAAGAGCTTACGGCCATCTATCAGCGAATTTCAAATGCTGTAACTCTAGAGCTTCCACCAATTGAGAAAGGCGAGATTAAAGTTGGTCTGCGTGAAAAGGCCCAGAAAAGAGAGCCCTATCTTTTTCAAGAAGGTCATAAGATTTTTATCGGTGGATTGTATAAGAACGGCTATACTCTAAGTCTTAAAATGGCCAAGGACCTTTCTCGTCAATTCCTTTAA